Proteins from a single region of Deltaproteobacteria bacterium:
- a CDS encoding TRAP transporter small permease, protein MRVILRISDWLNQVVLKILGVLVIGLFGINIYAVFFRYVLNNPLPWPVPISRILLVWIALAGISVALKEGEHVAIEGAVRALPPKYERVIRLFGCLIIGVWLVVVIWQGWLAAARADQLMMITANLQISFKWRLMAVPVSGIIQLVHILAWPSILDKAMERRETA, encoded by the coding sequence ATGAGGGTCATTCTTCGCATAAGTGATTGGCTGAACCAGGTTGTCCTGAAAATCCTCGGTGTCCTGGTGATCGGCCTTTTCGGGATCAACATCTATGCCGTCTTTTTTCGATACGTTCTCAACAATCCACTCCCCTGGCCCGTGCCCATATCGAGAATCCTCCTGGTCTGGATCGCCCTGGCAGGGATCAGTGTCGCCCTCAAGGAGGGCGAGCATGTGGCCATCGAAGGTGCGGTCCGCGCCTTGCCTCCAAAATACGAAAGAGTCATCAGACTTTTCGGCTGCCTAATTATCGGCGTCTGGTTGGTCGTCGTGATCTGGCAGGGCTGGCTTGCCGCTGCGAGGGCGGACCAGCTCATGATGATTACAGCCAATCTCCAGATCTCTTTCAAGTGGCGCCTCATGGCCGTTCCGGTGAGCGGAATCATCCAGCTTGTCCACATCCTGGCATGGCCATCCATCCTGGACAAGGCCATGGAACGTAGAGAAACGGCATAA
- a CDS encoding TRAP transporter large permease: MAITFLIFFVLLALAIPIGYIMGISSMVGLFAMGGWDFLEPVAARLHAGTAGYMLVAIPFFILAAEFLNRSGMTEQLVRFSNALLGHLHGGLSHVNILVSILFAGLTGAAVTDTVAIGGILIPAMKKDGYGSSYSAAVTATSSVIGPVIPPSIVMVLYASILRLSVPALFAAALIPGLMCGMALLVESFYISWRRRYPRHKRASLREIAVASYRALVALGTGVIILGAILFGITTVSEAAALGALYAMLLGFLGYRTLTLRDIWESMLATVRLSGVVFLLIAAAAALGWFTTLSGVIESTARLATSISSNPMVILTLVDAFILIVCMFIDVIPAALILGPVLSPAMEKIGINPIHFAMIMMLGLNIGNATPPMGMTLMTASQIAKIPYEKSMKDALYFIAAEIVVLLIITYVPFLSLWLPGLLGYGG; encoded by the coding sequence ATGGCCATCACTTTTCTGATCTTTTTTGTCCTACTCGCCCTGGCGATTCCCATCGGCTACATCATGGGAATTTCGTCTATGGTCGGCCTCTTCGCGATGGGTGGTTGGGATTTTCTCGAACCCGTTGCCGCGCGTCTGCATGCCGGGACCGCAGGTTATATGCTTGTTGCCATCCCCTTCTTTATCCTGGCAGCCGAGTTTCTCAACCGATCCGGTATGACCGAACAACTGGTCCGGTTCTCCAATGCTCTGCTCGGGCATCTCCATGGGGGACTGTCTCACGTCAACATTCTCGTAAGCATCCTCTTTGCCGGGCTCACGGGGGCCGCTGTCACCGACACCGTGGCTATCGGCGGGATCCTCATACCGGCCATGAAGAAGGACGGCTACGGGTCGAGCTACTCGGCCGCCGTGACGGCTACTTCTTCTGTCATCGGCCCGGTTATCCCCCCCAGTATTGTCATGGTTCTATATGCGAGTATCCTGAGGCTCTCGGTGCCTGCACTGTTTGCTGCCGCCCTGATTCCCGGATTGATGTGCGGCATGGCCTTGCTTGTGGAGAGCTTCTATATCAGCTGGCGTCGCCGGTACCCGCGTCATAAGAGGGCCTCTCTCAGGGAGATTGCAGTTGCAAGCTACCGGGCCTTGGTCGCCCTCGGCACCGGGGTGATTATCCTGGGGGCTATTCTCTTCGGAATAACCACCGTCTCGGAAGCTGCTGCCCTCGGAGCCCTCTATGCCATGCTTCTCGGGTTTCTGGGATACAGGACCCTCACCCTCAGGGACATCTGGGAGTCGATGCTCGCCACTGTACGGCTGTCCGGGGTCGTATTTCTCCTGATTGCCGCTGCTGCGGCCCTTGGCTGGTTTACAACGCTCTCCGGGGTCATCGAATCGACTGCCAGGCTCGCAACCTCGATCAGCTCCAATCCCATGGTGATCCTCACCCTCGTCGACGCGTTTATCCTGATCGTCTGCATGTTTATCGACGTCATCCCGGCGGCTCTCATCCTCGGCCCTGTGCTTTCGCCGGCCATGGAGAAGATCGGGATAAACCCCATCCACTTTGCAATGATCATGATGTTGGGCCTAAACATAGGTAATGCGACACCTCCCATGGGGATGACCCTCATGACCGCCTCCCAGATTGCGAAGATACCCTATGAGAAATCGATGAAGGACGCCCTCTATTTTATCGCCGCCGAGATTGTCGTGCTCCTGATCATTACCTATGTTCCCTTCCTCTCCCTGTGGCTCCCCGGGTTGTTGGGCTACGGGGGGTAG